The Trachemys scripta elegans isolate TJP31775 chromosome 6, CAS_Tse_1.0, whole genome shotgun sequence genome includes a window with the following:
- the LOC117879671 gene encoding uncharacterized protein LOC117879671 has product MSQTRGNMSPNGSEEKKQLFFHSCKVSELLSSLANVENEQQKHQLFLKGTRVSLFHTLRSVIKSNNWKTAAYNKQSMLPPEPTTMLHNWSEDDVAKKDADSQRTTLRIQNSCVSMRVKCLSKSKTTNSAVEGNKNTDCGAPLPVHMLPYVLLIKNCLPLSISSIHSKCCKAEILCRILYFTLRLWKKKTPKPSPQDPPSSEETQYVNFLNLKDLQWKFYKGIVKRKQKVRVLWREANYRPFKPFQEKIRNEEYMLPLIPKNWIIHDSLK; this is encoded by the exons ATGAGTCAAACGAGGGGTAATATGTCACCAAATGGCAGTGAAGAGAAGAAACAGTTATTCTTTCACAGTTGCAAA GTATCAGAATTGTTGTCATCTCTTGCAAATGTTGAAAATGAACAACAGAAGCATCAATTGTTTTTGAAGGGAACACGTGTGTCTCTCTTCCATACACTGCGTTCAGTAATAAAATCCAATAACTGGAAGACTGCAGCATATAACAAGCAAAGCATGTTACCTCCTGAGCCCACTACTATGTTACACAATTGGTCAGAAGATGATGTAGCAAAGAAGGATGCTGATTCACAAAGGACAACACTGAGAATCCAAAACAGTTGTGTATCCATGCGTGTTAAGTGTCTGTCTAAATCGAAGACAACAAATTCTGCTGTAGAAGGAAACAAAAACACTGATTGTGGTGCTCCACTGCCAGTGCATATGCTTCCTTATGTGCTTTTAATCAAAAATTGTCTTCCTTTGTCAATTTCTTCAATCCATTCCAAATGTTGCAAAGCAGAGATATTATGCAGGATACTATACTTTACGCTGAGACTCTGGAAAAAGAAAACACCCAAGCCTTCACCTCAGGATCCTCCCAGTTCTGAAG AAACACAATATGTGAACTTCCTTAATCTGAAGGATCTGCAGTGGAAATTCTATAAAGGTAttgtgaaaagaaaacagaaagtgAGAGTTTTATGGAGAGAAGCAAACTACAGACCTTTCAAGCCATTCCAGGAAAAAATCAGGAATGAAGAATACATGCTCCCTTTGATTCCTAAGAACTGGATAATTCATGATTCTCTTAAATGA